The Amblyomma americanum isolate KBUSLIRL-KWMA chromosome 3, ASM5285725v1, whole genome shotgun sequence genome window below encodes:
- the LOC144125388 gene encoding neprilysin-21-like isoform X2 — protein MRLFFRVAICTVPLSKRGKYTNMAQSVSSPPGTACSPLPRNPAPRTATDRRTKLVVGDAALSSKPLSSATESLKPLSSTSGSPTCGAPSSGSAPAPGTEEGGGAAASPAPSTQSSSECGDLDLVPPPRPARRLPLLLSRLQGSGRFAMALSLALAATLLTLPLVAALISGTVADWRSASRGGGSTLYLCNDSVCHAEAHYFDDKLDTAVGPCEDYYTHVCSAHWQRVLAGADLRAAPYASQSPGYAYQALRELASGYASQDADRIHQNRHHFGHQILLFVASCAKAQLLLPPHDHMDESRAMDWYREAVGHALKSFYKGREEDKIINTIVELERNLARSIENQPSLKPPPFYRVSLGSVPGSVHWDWVLFMNGVLKGSAAAAVAQPVAVRSMLYLQRLARLTQSTPLAVLLNYVGYRVLVAMAPFLPGPTGEHLVPLSVDGRRIPGMERLQACVQLVEKVFGAALTVMLRHATPFLSNPDTARKMLGLAHSAADAMTHFLRQAPWLSAEDLNATLARMSQTSLSLGVPRDQPGEAELGQQLVDVPTLNERSLLESYFHMKTAVQRRYWTALHRAQRNGSSARKEALVGSMHGISSFDLAYGHDPERNSVLLPYGVLGFLVRVQDMLPMHVPRFLHYALRGLFAAVADMQTAHDAPDRPSWSRATSLRYAHVSWCFLRQYAEALSAEAGSPAAAAEDFLAEMVEDNAVLEPLYRVYLRSFPQRDGQPALFRLPTLRALSTDELFFINYAVGHCDPAAARNGTAARQILSRERLPAKFKVNVPLSNYGRFARVYGCKKGSPMNPARTCSVWTSTG, from the exons ACGCGGCATTGTCGTCGAAGCCGTTGTCATCCGCTACCGAGTCGTTGAAGCCGTTATCGTCGACCTCGGGCTCGCCGACATGCGGAGCGCCGTCGAGCGGCAGCGCCCCCGCGCCGGGGACCGAGGaaggcggcggcgcggcggccaGTCCCGCTCCCAGCACCCAGAGCTCGTCCGAGTGCGGCGACCTGGACCTGGTGCCCCCGCCCCGGCCTGCACGGCGCCTGCCGTTGCTACTGAGCCGCCTGCAGGGCTCGGGTCGCTTCGCGATGGCCTTGTCGCTGGCGCTGGCAGCCACGCTGCTGACGCTGCCCCTGGTCGCGGCGCTCATCTCCGGAACG GTGGCCGACTGGCGCTCGGCGtcccgcggcggcggcagcacccTCTACCTGTGCAACGACTCGGTGTGCCACGCCGAGGCGCACTATTTCGACGACAAGCTGGACACGGCGGTGGGGCCCTGCGAGGACTACTACACGCACGTGTGCTCGGCCCACTGGCAGCGCGTGCTGGCGGGCGCCGACCTGCGCGCCGCGCCGTACGCCAGCCAGAGCCCCGGCTACGCGTACCAGGCGCTGCGCGAGCTGGCCTCGGGGTACGCGTCGCAGGACGCCGACCGCATACACCAGAACAGGCACCACTTCGGCCACCAGATACTGCTGTTCGTCGCCTCCTGCGCCAAG GCACAGCTTCTGCTTCCTCCTCACGACCACATGGACGAGAGCCGGGCCATGGATTGGTACCGGGAGGCCGTCGGCCACGCCCTCAAGTCCTTCTATAAGGGGCGTGAGGAGGACAAGATCATAAACACCATCGTGGAGCTGGAGAGGAATCTCGCCCGCTCCATCGAGAACCAGCCGTCGCTCAAGCCACCGCCTTTCTACAGG GTGTCCCTGGGCAGCGTCCCCGGCAGCGTCCACTGGGACTGGGTGCTGTTCATGAACGGCGTGCTAAAGGGCAGCGCGGCGGCCGCCGTCGCCCAGCCCGTAGCAGTGCGCTCCATGCTCTACCTGCAGCGGCTGGCCAGGCTGACGCAGAGCACGCCGCTGGCGGTGTTGCTCAACTACGTCGGCTACCGGGTGCTGGTCGCCATGGCGCCTTTCCTGCCCGGACCCACCGGCGAACACCTG GTTCCCCTGTCGGTGGACGGCCGTCGCATCCCTGGCATGGAGCGGCTGCAGGCCTGCGTGCAGCTCGTCGAGAAGGTGTTCGGCGCCGCGCTGACGGTGATGCTGCGCCACGCCACGCCCTTCCTCAGCAATCCGGACACGGCGCGGAAGATGCTCGGCCTGGCCCACAGCGCCGCCGACGCCATGACGCACTTCCTCAGACAG GCCCCGTGGTTGTCGGCGGAGGACCTGAACGCGACGCTGGCGCGCATGTCTCAGACGTCGCTGTCGCTGGGCGTGCCGCGCGACCAGCCAGGCGAGGCCGAACTGGGCCAGCAGCTTGTGGACGTGCCCACGCTCAACGAGCGCAGCCTGCTCGAGAGCTACTTCCACATGAAGACAGCCGTGCAGCGCCGATACTGGACCGCGCTGCACCGGGCGCAGCGCAACGGCTCGTCGGCCCGAAAAGAGGCCCTCGTCGGGAGCATGCACGGCATCAGCAGCTTTGACCTCGCCTACGG ACACGACCCGGAACGCAACAGCGTGCTGCTGCCGTACGGCGTGCTGGGGTTCCTGGTTCGCGTGCAGGACATGCTGCCCATGCACGTGCCCCGGTTCCTGCACTACGCCCTCCGGGGACTGTTCGCCGCCGTCGCCGACATGCAG ACGGCGCACGACGCGCCCGACCGGCCGTCGTGGAGCCGCGCGACGTCGCTGCGGTACGCACACGTGTCGTGGTGCTTCCTGCGCCAGTACGCGGAGGCGCTGTCGGCGGAGGCCGGCTCCCCCGCGGCCGCCGCCGAGGACTTCCTGGCCGAGATGGTGGAGGACAACGCGGTGCTGGAGCCGCTGTACCGCGTCTACCTGCGATCCTTCCCGCAGCGCGACGGGCAGCCCGCGCTCTTCCGGCTGCCCACACTGCGCGCCCTCTCCACCGACGAGCTCTTCTTCATCAACTACGCCGTCGGACACTGCGACCCGGCGGCCGCACGAAACGGCACTGCCGCCCGGCAGATACTTTCCCGGGAGCGGCTGCCGGCCAAGTTCAAG GTTAACGTGCCGCTGAGCAACTACGGGCGCTTCGCTCGCGTCTACGGCTGCAAGAAGGGCTCCCCCATGAACCCGGCCCGGACCTGCTCCGTGTGGACGTCGACCGGATGA
- the LOC144125388 gene encoding neprilysin-1-like isoform X1, translating into MRLFFRVAICTVPLSKRGKYTNMAQSVSSPPGTACSPLPRNPAPRTATDRRTKLVVGDAALSSKPLSSATESLKPLSSTSGSPTCGAPSSGSAPAPGTEEGGGAAASPAPSTQSSSECGDLDLVPPPRPARRLPLLLSRLQGSGRFAMALSLALAATLLTLPLVAALISGTVADWRSASRGGGSTLYLCNDSVCHAEAHYFDDKLDTAVGPCEDYYTHVCSAHWQRVLAGADLRAAPYASQSPGYAYQALRELASGYASQDADRIHQNRHHFGHQILLFVASCAKESSRTSRETDSLSSVFRYFDLEGWPYDARPRGRKNVAHIAGKVAGSLAVFPFVAVGLERLPSSRQADQPRQQVADRLLVVIGQAQLLLPPHDHMDESRAMDWYREAVGHALKSFYKGREEDKIINTIVELERNLARSIENQPSLKPPPFYRVSLGSVPGSVHWDWVLFMNGVLKGSAAAAVAQPVAVRSMLYLQRLARLTQSTPLAVLLNYVGYRVLVAMAPFLPGPTGEHLVPLSVDGRRIPGMERLQACVQLVEKVFGAALTVMLRHATPFLSNPDTARKMLGLAHSAADAMTHFLRQAPWLSAEDLNATLARMSQTSLSLGVPRDQPGEAELGQQLVDVPTLNERSLLESYFHMKTAVQRRYWTALHRAQRNGSSARKEALVGSMHGISSFDLAYGHDPERNSVLLPYGVLGFLVRVQDMLPMHVPRFLHYALRGLFAAVADMQTAHDAPDRPSWSRATSLRYAHVSWCFLRQYAEALSAEAGSPAAAAEDFLAEMVEDNAVLEPLYRVYLRSFPQRDGQPALFRLPTLRALSTDELFFINYAVGHCDPAAARNGTAARQILSRERLPAKFKVNVPLSNYGRFARVYGCKKGSPMNPARTCSVWTSTG; encoded by the exons ACGCGGCATTGTCGTCGAAGCCGTTGTCATCCGCTACCGAGTCGTTGAAGCCGTTATCGTCGACCTCGGGCTCGCCGACATGCGGAGCGCCGTCGAGCGGCAGCGCCCCCGCGCCGGGGACCGAGGaaggcggcggcgcggcggccaGTCCCGCTCCCAGCACCCAGAGCTCGTCCGAGTGCGGCGACCTGGACCTGGTGCCCCCGCCCCGGCCTGCACGGCGCCTGCCGTTGCTACTGAGCCGCCTGCAGGGCTCGGGTCGCTTCGCGATGGCCTTGTCGCTGGCGCTGGCAGCCACGCTGCTGACGCTGCCCCTGGTCGCGGCGCTCATCTCCGGAACG GTGGCCGACTGGCGCTCGGCGtcccgcggcggcggcagcacccTCTACCTGTGCAACGACTCGGTGTGCCACGCCGAGGCGCACTATTTCGACGACAAGCTGGACACGGCGGTGGGGCCCTGCGAGGACTACTACACGCACGTGTGCTCGGCCCACTGGCAGCGCGTGCTGGCGGGCGCCGACCTGCGCGCCGCGCCGTACGCCAGCCAGAGCCCCGGCTACGCGTACCAGGCGCTGCGCGAGCTGGCCTCGGGGTACGCGTCGCAGGACGCCGACCGCATACACCAGAACAGGCACCACTTCGGCCACCAGATACTGCTGTTCGTCGCCTCCTGCGCCAAG GAGTCCTCGCGCACGTCGCGCGAGACGGACTCTCTGTCGAGCGTGTTCCGGTACTTTGACCTCGAGGGGTGGCCGTACGACGCTAGGCCGCGGGGCCGCAAGAACGTGGCGCACATCGCGGGCAAAGTGGCCGGCTCGCTGGCCGTCTTCCCCTTCGTCGCCGTGGGCCTCGAGCGGCTGCCGTCCTCCCGTCAGGCCGACCAGCCGCGCCAGCAAGTCGCCGACAGGCTGCTGGTCGTCATCGGACAG GCACAGCTTCTGCTTCCTCCTCACGACCACATGGACGAGAGCCGGGCCATGGATTGGTACCGGGAGGCCGTCGGCCACGCCCTCAAGTCCTTCTATAAGGGGCGTGAGGAGGACAAGATCATAAACACCATCGTGGAGCTGGAGAGGAATCTCGCCCGCTCCATCGAGAACCAGCCGTCGCTCAAGCCACCGCCTTTCTACAGG GTGTCCCTGGGCAGCGTCCCCGGCAGCGTCCACTGGGACTGGGTGCTGTTCATGAACGGCGTGCTAAAGGGCAGCGCGGCGGCCGCCGTCGCCCAGCCCGTAGCAGTGCGCTCCATGCTCTACCTGCAGCGGCTGGCCAGGCTGACGCAGAGCACGCCGCTGGCGGTGTTGCTCAACTACGTCGGCTACCGGGTGCTGGTCGCCATGGCGCCTTTCCTGCCCGGACCCACCGGCGAACACCTG GTTCCCCTGTCGGTGGACGGCCGTCGCATCCCTGGCATGGAGCGGCTGCAGGCCTGCGTGCAGCTCGTCGAGAAGGTGTTCGGCGCCGCGCTGACGGTGATGCTGCGCCACGCCACGCCCTTCCTCAGCAATCCGGACACGGCGCGGAAGATGCTCGGCCTGGCCCACAGCGCCGCCGACGCCATGACGCACTTCCTCAGACAG GCCCCGTGGTTGTCGGCGGAGGACCTGAACGCGACGCTGGCGCGCATGTCTCAGACGTCGCTGTCGCTGGGCGTGCCGCGCGACCAGCCAGGCGAGGCCGAACTGGGCCAGCAGCTTGTGGACGTGCCCACGCTCAACGAGCGCAGCCTGCTCGAGAGCTACTTCCACATGAAGACAGCCGTGCAGCGCCGATACTGGACCGCGCTGCACCGGGCGCAGCGCAACGGCTCGTCGGCCCGAAAAGAGGCCCTCGTCGGGAGCATGCACGGCATCAGCAGCTTTGACCTCGCCTACGG ACACGACCCGGAACGCAACAGCGTGCTGCTGCCGTACGGCGTGCTGGGGTTCCTGGTTCGCGTGCAGGACATGCTGCCCATGCACGTGCCCCGGTTCCTGCACTACGCCCTCCGGGGACTGTTCGCCGCCGTCGCCGACATGCAG ACGGCGCACGACGCGCCCGACCGGCCGTCGTGGAGCCGCGCGACGTCGCTGCGGTACGCACACGTGTCGTGGTGCTTCCTGCGCCAGTACGCGGAGGCGCTGTCGGCGGAGGCCGGCTCCCCCGCGGCCGCCGCCGAGGACTTCCTGGCCGAGATGGTGGAGGACAACGCGGTGCTGGAGCCGCTGTACCGCGTCTACCTGCGATCCTTCCCGCAGCGCGACGGGCAGCCCGCGCTCTTCCGGCTGCCCACACTGCGCGCCCTCTCCACCGACGAGCTCTTCTTCATCAACTACGCCGTCGGACACTGCGACCCGGCGGCCGCACGAAACGGCACTGCCGCCCGGCAGATACTTTCCCGGGAGCGGCTGCCGGCCAAGTTCAAG GTTAACGTGCCGCTGAGCAACTACGGGCGCTTCGCTCGCGTCTACGGCTGCAAGAAGGGCTCCCCCATGAACCCGGCCCGGACCTGCTCCGTGTGGACGTCGACCGGATGA